A genomic region of Bradyrhizobium sp. ORS 278 contains the following coding sequences:
- a CDS encoding adenylate/guanylate cyclase domain-containing protein, with product MTATHTHPAAGQRLGDEVVDWLTNGTRDERFIDNIFGQMCVRLQRAGIPVMRASLHVQINHPQWLGARILWSDGMEGAEIARVDYDVRERSEYIGSPASEIVDGAEEIRENLARDPKLGRQHAVYDDMRAMGLTDYVAWPIYHTLGKRHIVTFATDRHGGFDHVHIDALRRLIPVLALVSEIRIKNRLARTLLETYVGPHAGEMVLAGATRRGSGETVRAAIMICDLRDFTKISDNWPRDDVIDLLNGYFDAMVEPITQHGGEILKFIGDGLLAIFPLSHPDACANLLYAVAGARQAMAELNARHAESGRAPLRYGIGIHVGDVMYGNIGSRTRLDFTVIGPAVNMASRMEALTKQVGRPVLMSRAFAELVEGPFALERVGEFPVRGFSDPIELFAFEG from the coding sequence ATGACCGCAACACACACGCATCCCGCCGCCGGCCAGCGCCTGGGTGACGAGGTCGTGGACTGGCTGACCAATGGCACCCGCGACGAGCGCTTCATCGACAACATCTTCGGCCAGATGTGCGTCCGGCTGCAGCGCGCCGGCATTCCGGTGATGCGGGCGTCGCTGCATGTCCAGATCAACCATCCGCAATGGCTCGGCGCCCGCATCCTGTGGAGCGACGGCATGGAGGGAGCGGAAATCGCGCGGGTCGATTACGACGTGCGCGAGCGGTCGGAATATATCGGCAGCCCCGCCAGCGAGATCGTCGACGGCGCCGAGGAGATCCGGGAAAATCTCGCACGCGACCCGAAGCTCGGCCGCCAGCATGCGGTCTATGACGACATGCGCGCGATGGGCCTGACCGACTATGTCGCCTGGCCGATCTATCACACGCTCGGCAAGCGCCACATCGTCACGTTCGCGACCGACCGCCACGGCGGCTTCGATCATGTCCATATCGATGCGCTGCGCCGGCTGATCCCGGTCCTGGCGCTGGTGAGCGAGATTCGCATCAAGAACAGGCTGGCGCGGACGCTGCTCGAAACCTATGTCGGGCCGCATGCCGGCGAGATGGTGCTGGCCGGCGCGACGCGGCGCGGCAGCGGCGAGACCGTGCGCGCCGCGATCATGATCTGCGACCTCCGCGACTTCACGAAAATCTCGGACAACTGGCCGCGCGACGACGTCATCGATCTGCTCAACGGCTATTTCGATGCGATGGTCGAGCCGATTACCCAGCATGGCGGCGAGATTCTGAAATTCATCGGCGACGGCCTGCTGGCGATCTTTCCACTCAGCCATCCCGACGCCTGCGCCAATCTGCTGTACGCCGTGGCGGGCGCCAGGCAGGCGATGGCGGAGCTGAATGCGCGGCATGCCGAGAGCGGTCGCGCGCCGCTGCGCTATGGCATCGGCATCCATGTCGGCGACGTGATGTACGGCAACATCGGTTCGCGCACGCGGCTCGATTTCACGGTGATCGGGCCGGCGGTCAACATGGCCTCGCGCATGGAGGCGCTGACCAAGCAGGTCGGCCGTCCCGTGCTGATGTCGCGCGCCTTCGCCGAGCTCGTCGAGGGACCGTTCGCGCTCGAGCGTGTCGGTGAGTTTCCGGTCCGCGGCTTCAGCGACCCGATCGAGCTGTTCGCGTTCGAGGGGTAG
- a CDS encoding DUF3303 domain-containing protein, with translation MLFMVIERFKDCDPIPVYRRVRDPGITFPDGLKYLGSWIEPNFDRCFQLMECDDARLLQQWILANARDTGMTFEIVPVVTSAETREVVAPFLDQA, from the coding sequence ATGCTGTTCATGGTGATCGAACGTTTCAAGGACTGCGATCCGATTCCCGTCTATCGCCGCGTCCGCGACCCCGGCATCACATTTCCCGACGGCCTGAAATATCTCGGCAGCTGGATCGAGCCGAATTTCGACCGCTGCTTCCAACTGATGGAGTGCGACGACGCGCGCCTGCTGCAGCAATGGATCCTCGCCAATGCCCGCGACACCGGCATGACCTTCGAGATCGTGCCCGTCGTGACCAGCGCTGAGACGCGCGAGGTGGTGGCGCCGTTCCTGGATCAGGCCTGA
- a CDS encoding caspase family protein, giving the protein MSALRYLLVLMLLLLGSSTAALAEKRVALVIGNSTYKTVARLSNPANDAKLVGDMFRNAGFERVDVRLDLGVQEMRRALREFGARAREAEVAVIYYAGHGIELDGVNYLIPTDASLEADSDVLDEAIALDRVLFAIEPARQLRLVVLDACRDNPFAKTMKRSIASRSVGRGLAKVEPSSPNTMIAFSAKAGSTAADGDASNSPYAMALVTHLPKPGLDLRRAFGFVRDDVLKATGYRQEPYVYGSLGGNDVALVPAAPSPSAATDPDAGMRRDYELAERAGSPAAFDAFLEKYPTGFYATLAKAQRAKLSPTAAAKPAELARAPEAAAPEVTRSPPDPAQQPEKPAPSSAPTAVAAVQPPPATPTAAPPPDLPRLLAAELRRVGCSTADNDGTWDLHARRALERFNKQAGTRFDVQVASIDALGAVKAKTSRICPLLCGKGQRAEDEACVKITCPAGQALDEDGDCVRRKGEPVTKKPEEPARKKEPAMAMRSESETRRASSGGRCTSINQRCAIQIGGRCNAATGAWEYGRNGAGGDTMSFNNCVSRMMAGGR; this is encoded by the coding sequence ATGTCGGCATTGCGCTACCTCTTAGTTCTCATGCTGCTGCTGCTGGGCAGCAGCACGGCCGCGCTGGCCGAGAAGCGGGTCGCGCTGGTGATCGGCAATTCAACCTACAAGACCGTCGCCCGGCTATCGAACCCCGCCAATGATGCGAAGCTCGTCGGCGACATGTTCCGCAACGCCGGCTTCGAGCGCGTCGATGTCAGGCTGGATCTCGGCGTGCAGGAGATGCGCCGTGCCTTGCGCGAATTCGGCGCGCGGGCGCGCGAGGCGGAGGTGGCCGTGATCTACTACGCCGGCCACGGCATCGAGCTCGACGGCGTCAACTACCTGATCCCGACCGACGCCTCGCTCGAGGCCGACAGCGACGTGCTCGACGAGGCGATCGCGCTGGACCGCGTGCTGTTCGCGATCGAGCCCGCCAGGCAGCTGCGCCTCGTCGTGCTCGACGCCTGCCGCGACAACCCGTTCGCCAAGACGATGAAGCGCAGCATCGCCTCGCGCAGCGTCGGACGTGGACTCGCCAAGGTCGAGCCGTCGAGCCCGAACACGATGATCGCGTTCTCCGCCAAGGCCGGCTCGACCGCCGCCGACGGCGATGCCAGCAACAGCCCCTACGCGATGGCGCTGGTCACACATCTGCCGAAGCCCGGCCTCGATCTGCGCCGGGCCTTCGGCTTCGTCCGCGATGACGTGCTGAAGGCGACCGGCTATCGGCAGGAGCCCTATGTCTACGGCTCGCTCGGCGGCAACGACGTCGCGCTGGTGCCGGCAGCACCATCCCCGAGCGCGGCCACCGATCCCGACGCGGGGATGCGGCGCGACTACGAGCTGGCGGAACGCGCCGGCAGCCCGGCGGCGTTCGACGCGTTTCTCGAAAAATACCCCACCGGCTTCTACGCCACCCTCGCCAAGGCGCAGCGCGCCAAGCTGTCGCCGACCGCCGCCGCAAAGCCCGCCGAGTTGGCGCGCGCCCCCGAGGCTGCGGCCCCCGAGGTTACGCGCAGCCCGCCCGATCCGGCCCAGCAGCCCGAGAAGCCGGCCCCCTCCTCCGCACCGACTGCGGTCGCGGCGGTACAGCCTCCCCCCGCGACGCCGACGGCCGCGCCGCCGCCTGATCTGCCGCGCCTGCTCGCCGCGGAACTGCGCCGCGTCGGCTGCAGCACCGCCGACAACGACGGCACTTGGGATCTCCATGCGCGCCGGGCGCTGGAGCGCTTCAACAAGCAGGCCGGAACCAGGTTCGACGTCCAGGTCGCGAGTATCGATGCGCTGGGGGCCGTGAAGGCGAAGACATCACGCATCTGTCCCCTGCTCTGCGGCAAGGGCCAGCGCGCCGAGGACGAGGCCTGCGTCAAGATCACCTGTCCCGCGGGTCAGGCGCTGGATGAGGATGGCGACTGCGTCAGGCGCAAGGGCGAGCCCGTCACCAAGAAGCCCGAGGAGCCGGCGCGAAAGAAGGAGCCCGCGATGGCGATGCGCTCCGAGTCGGAGACCCGGCGCGCCAGCAGCGGCGGCCGCTGTACCAGCATCAATCAGCGCTGCGCGATTCAGATCGGCGGCCGCTGCAATGCCGCCACGGGCGCATGGGAGTACGGCCGCAATGGTGCCGGCGGCGACACGATGTCGTTCAACAACTGCGTCAGCCGGATGATGGCCGGGGGCCGGTGA
- a CDS encoding amino acid ABC transporter substrate-binding protein yields MKTSRLLAYALFATMLAAPALAEDLTGTLQKVKETGTITIGYRETSLPFSYIDDNQKPLGFALDICGKIVDEIKATLKLDKLEVKLTPVSSATRIPLMANGTIDLECASTTNNLERQRLVSFSHTYFLTASRYVAKAASGLKTIDDLKGKTVASTSGTSNIKQLYEANTARQLGLNIVAAKDNAEGFLMVENGRADAYVMDDILLAGLVASAKAPSDYAISTDQFSMPEPYGIMLRKDDPAFKTVVDRATAKLYTSPEIATLYAKWFMTPVPPKGVNFNFPMTAVLQKAFAQPNDSGDPKAY; encoded by the coding sequence ATGAAGACCTCACGTCTCCTCGCGTATGCCCTGTTCGCCACGATGCTGGCGGCGCCCGCGCTTGCGGAGGACCTCACCGGCACCTTGCAGAAGGTCAAGGAGACCGGCACGATCACGATCGGCTACCGCGAAACCTCGCTGCCGTTCTCCTATATCGACGACAACCAGAAACCACTCGGCTTCGCGCTCGACATCTGCGGCAAGATCGTCGACGAGATCAAGGCGACGCTGAAGCTCGACAAGCTCGAGGTCAAGCTGACGCCGGTGTCGTCTGCGACGCGCATTCCGCTGATGGCTAACGGCACCATCGATCTCGAATGCGCCTCGACCACCAACAATCTCGAGCGGCAGCGGCTGGTGTCGTTCTCCCACACCTATTTCCTCACTGCCAGCCGCTATGTCGCCAAGGCGGCGAGCGGGCTGAAGACGATCGACGATCTCAAGGGCAAGACGGTGGCCTCGACGTCGGGCACCAGCAACATCAAGCAGCTCTACGAGGCCAACACGGCCCGCCAGCTCGGCCTGAACATCGTTGCCGCCAAGGACAATGCCGAGGGCTTCCTGATGGTCGAGAACGGCCGCGCCGACGCCTATGTCATGGACGACATCCTGCTCGCGGGCCTCGTCGCCAGCGCCAAGGCGCCGTCGGACTACGCGATCTCGACCGACCAGTTCTCGATGCCCGAGCCCTACGGCATCATGCTGCGCAAGGATGATCCGGCCTTCAAGACGGTCGTCGACCGCGCCACGGCGAAGCTCTACACCAGCCCCGAGATCGCGACGCTGTACGCGAAATGGTTCATGACCCCGGTGCCGCCCAAGGGCGTGAACTTCAACTTCCCGATGACGGCGGTGCTGCAGAAGGCGTTCGCGCAGCCGAACGACAGCGGCGATCCGAAGGCGTATTGA
- the ilvD gene encoding dihydroxy-acid dehydratase — MPAYRSRTSTHGRNMAGARGLWRATGMTNEDFGKPIIAVVNSFTQFVPGHVHLKDLGQLVAREIEKAGGVAKEFNTIAVDDGIAMGHDGMLYSLPSRELIADSTEYMVNAHCADAMVCISNCDKITPGMLMAAMRLNIPAVFVSGGPMEAGKVNIEGKLRKVDLIDAMIVAADDKVSDADVEVMERSACPTCGSCSGMFTANSMNCLTEALGLSLPGNGSVLATHADRKGLFVEAGHLIVDLARRYYEQDDASVLPRSIANFKAFENAMSMDIAMGGSTNTVLHLLAAAHEGEIPFTMTDIDRLSRKVPCLCKVAPAVADVHMEDVHRAGGVMGILGELARAGLLHTELPSVHSASLAAALERWDIRQTSSESVKNFYMAAPGGVPTQVAFSQDRRYQELDLDRQTGCIRDLDHAYSKDGGLAVLTGNIALDGCIVKTAGVDASILKFAGPARVMESQDAAVEAILTNKIKAGDIVVIIYEGPRGGPGMQEMLYPTSYLKSKGLGKACALITDGRFSGGTSGLSIGHVSPEAAEGGLIGLVQDGDRIEIDIPNRTIHLAVSDEELAKRRAAMEAKGDQAWKPKTRARKVSTALKAYAAFASSAAKGAVRVVK; from the coding sequence ATGCCCGCCTATCGCTCCCGCACCTCCACCCATGGCCGCAACATGGCCGGCGCCCGCGGCCTGTGGCGCGCCACCGGCATGACCAACGAGGATTTCGGCAAGCCGATCATCGCCGTCGTCAACTCCTTCACCCAGTTCGTCCCCGGCCATGTCCATCTCAAGGATCTCGGCCAGCTGGTCGCGCGCGAGATCGAGAAGGCCGGCGGCGTCGCGAAGGAGTTCAACACCATCGCGGTCGACGACGGCATCGCGATGGGCCATGACGGCATGCTCTACAGCCTGCCGTCGCGCGAGCTGATCGCCGACAGCACGGAATACATGGTCAACGCGCATTGCGCCGACGCCATGGTCTGCATCTCCAACTGCGACAAGATCACCCCGGGCATGCTGATGGCCGCGATGCGGCTGAATATTCCCGCGGTGTTCGTCTCGGGCGGCCCGATGGAGGCCGGCAAGGTCAACATCGAGGGCAAGCTGCGCAAGGTCGACCTGATCGACGCGATGATCGTGGCCGCCGACGACAAGGTGTCGGATGCCGACGTCGAGGTGATGGAGCGCTCGGCCTGCCCGACCTGCGGCTCCTGCTCCGGCATGTTCACCGCCAACTCGATGAACTGCCTGACCGAGGCACTCGGCCTGTCGCTGCCCGGCAATGGCTCGGTGCTGGCGACGCATGCCGACCGCAAGGGCCTGTTCGTCGAGGCCGGTCACCTGATCGTCGATCTCGCCCGCCGCTACTACGAGCAGGACGATGCGAGCGTGCTGCCGCGTTCGATCGCCAACTTCAAGGCGTTCGAGAACGCGATGAGCATGGACATCGCGATGGGCGGCTCGACCAACACCGTGCTGCATCTGCTCGCCGCCGCGCATGAGGGCGAGATCCCGTTCACGATGACCGATATTGACCGGCTGTCGCGCAAGGTGCCCTGCCTGTGCAAGGTCGCGCCCGCGGTAGCCGACGTGCACATGGAGGACGTGCATCGCGCCGGCGGCGTGATGGGCATCCTCGGCGAGCTCGCCCGCGCCGGCCTGCTGCACACGGAGTTGCCGAGCGTGCATTCGGCCTCGCTCGCGGCAGCGCTGGAGCGCTGGGACATCCGCCAGACCTCCAGCGAGAGCGTGAAGAACTTCTACATGGCCGCCCCCGGCGGCGTGCCGACCCAGGTCGCCTTCAGCCAGGACCGCCGCTACCAGGAGCTCGATCTCGACCGGCAGACAGGCTGCATCCGCGACCTCGACCACGCCTATTCCAAGGATGGCGGCTTGGCCGTGCTGACCGGCAACATCGCGCTCGACGGCTGCATCGTGAAGACCGCCGGCGTTGATGCCTCGATCCTGAAATTCGCAGGCCCCGCGCGGGTGATGGAGAGCCAGGACGCGGCGGTCGAAGCGATCCTCACCAACAAGATCAAGGCCGGCGACATCGTCGTCATCATCTATGAAGGCCCGCGCGGCGGCCCAGGCATGCAGGAGATGCTGTATCCGACCAGCTATCTGAAGTCGAAGGGCCTCGGCAAGGCCTGCGCGCTGATCACCGACGGCCGCTTCTCCGGCGGCACCTCGGGCCTGTCGATCGGCCACGTCTCGCCAGAAGCCGCCGAAGGCGGTCTCATCGGCCTGGTGCAGGACGGCGATCGTATCGAGATCGACATCCCCAACCGCACCATCCATCTCGCCGTGTCAGACGAGGAACTCGCCAAGCGCCGCGCCGCGATGGAGGCGAAGGGCGATCAGGCCTGGAAGCCGAAGACCCGCGCCCGCAAGGTCTCGACCGCGCTCAAGGCCTATGCTGCATTTGCGTCAAGTGCCGCCAAGGGCGCGGTGCGGGTGGTGAAGTAG
- a CDS encoding copper resistance CopC family protein yields MLALRLRLLAPLAILALPGAASAHAIIVSSQPAAGATIDKDALAIRLRFNSRIDHARSRLKLKAPDGAELALTPVADAPADEIDAQAAALSPGAWHLQWQVLSVDGHITRGDIPFNVR; encoded by the coding sequence ATGCTCGCCCTGCGACTTCGCCTCCTGGCGCCCCTGGCCATCCTCGCCTTGCCCGGCGCCGCCTCGGCCCACGCCATCATCGTGTCCTCGCAGCCCGCCGCCGGCGCGACCATCGACAAGGACGCGCTCGCGATCCGGCTGCGCTTCAACAGTCGCATCGATCACGCCCGCTCGCGGCTGAAACTGAAAGCGCCCGATGGCGCCGAGCTGGCGCTGACGCCGGTCGCGGATGCGCCGGCCGACGAGATCGATGCGCAAGCCGCCGCGCTCAGCCCGGGTGCCTGGCACCTGCAATGGCAGGTGCTCAGCGTCGACGGCCACATCACCCGTGGCGACATCCCGTTCAACGTGCGCTAG
- a CDS encoding copper resistance D family protein gives MALFLDIFGYLSVVLRGLTLLAQSFTLGGLAFQLLLMRPLQTKLSAVALVVGKRAQRFLRWSALGWCAVVAASLAVNMAALTGTLDLSWREAAGADFARSGFAVAACALGIAALARTGTWVGGRAAALVALAGLALAMQLNLTHAASRLDVRWPLLVADFLHMLGAGVWIGGLPYFLMALNGCTAEADQRLIGRRYSLMSMASVAAIVTGGALMAIAYLGSFEAIYGTAYGVMTAAKVAMLLMLLALGAGNFFAVERLRRRDPSTPLLRMKRFVEVELGIGLTVLLTAGSLTSLPPGSDLSQDRLSWSEIVERAAPQWPRLTSPSVDQLTISQLQAKIDAADAQRVTAPPAYVPGEGVILPRSAADIAWSEYNHHWAGIFVLLIGVLALIERFSWGRWARHWPLLFLVMAAFLFLRADEMAWPLGPIGFWASWRDPEVAQHRLFVVLIILFGLFEWRVRLRGQEAGRAALVFPLTVAAGGALLLTHSHAIANVKDQLLIEMSHTPLALCGITAGWARWLELRMDGRISRAAAWVWPVAFVLVGLILLDYREA, from the coding sequence ATGGCGCTGTTCCTCGACATCTTCGGCTATCTCTCGGTGGTGCTGCGCGGGCTGACGCTGCTGGCACAGTCGTTCACGCTCGGCGGACTGGCGTTCCAACTGCTGCTGATGCGGCCGCTGCAGACGAAGCTGTCGGCGGTGGCGCTGGTGGTGGGGAAGCGCGCCCAGCGATTTCTGCGGTGGAGCGCGCTCGGCTGGTGCGCGGTCGTCGCAGCTTCGCTCGCCGTCAACATGGCCGCGCTGACCGGGACGCTCGACCTGTCCTGGCGCGAGGCGGCCGGCGCCGACTTCGCCCGCTCGGGCTTCGCCGTTGCCGCCTGCGCGCTGGGCATCGCCGCGCTGGCGCGGACCGGCACCTGGGTCGGCGGCCGCGCGGCAGCGCTGGTGGCGCTTGCAGGGCTGGCGCTGGCGATGCAGCTCAATCTCACCCACGCCGCGAGCCGGCTCGACGTGCGCTGGCCGCTGCTGGTGGCGGACTTCCTGCACATGCTCGGAGCCGGCGTGTGGATCGGCGGCCTGCCGTATTTCCTGATGGCGCTCAACGGCTGCACGGCGGAGGCCGACCAGCGGCTGATCGGAAGGCGCTATTCGCTGATGTCGATGGCCTCGGTCGCGGCGATCGTGACCGGCGGCGCCCTCATGGCGATCGCCTATCTCGGCTCGTTCGAGGCGATCTACGGCACGGCCTATGGCGTGATGACCGCGGCCAAGGTCGCGATGCTGCTGATGCTGCTCGCGCTCGGCGCAGGCAACTTCTTCGCCGTCGAGCGCCTGCGGCGGCGCGATCCGTCAACGCCATTGTTGCGGATGAAGCGCTTCGTCGAGGTCGAGCTCGGCATCGGACTGACGGTGCTGCTGACCGCGGGCTCGCTGACCTCGCTGCCGCCCGGCAGCGACCTCAGCCAGGACCGGTTGAGCTGGTCGGAGATCGTCGAGCGCGCCGCGCCGCAATGGCCGCGGCTGACGAGCCCCTCGGTCGATCAGCTGACGATCTCGCAGCTGCAGGCGAAAATCGATGCCGCAGACGCCCAGCGCGTGACCGCGCCGCCGGCCTATGTGCCGGGCGAGGGCGTGATCCTGCCGCGCAGCGCCGCCGATATCGCCTGGTCGGAATACAACCATCATTGGGCAGGGATCTTCGTCTTGCTGATCGGCGTGCTCGCGCTGATCGAACGCTTTTCGTGGGGCAGGTGGGCGCGGCACTGGCCGCTGCTGTTCCTGGTGATGGCGGCGTTCCTGTTCCTGCGCGCCGACGAGATGGCCTGGCCGCTCGGACCGATCGGCTTCTGGGCGTCGTGGCGCGATCCCGAAGTGGCGCAGCACCGGCTGTTCGTGGTGCTGATCATCCTGTTCGGCCTGTTCGAATGGCGGGTGCGGCTGCGCGGGCAGGAGGCGGGCCGCGCCGCACTGGTGTTTCCGCTGACGGTCGCCGCCGGCGGCGCGCTGCTGCTGACGCATTCGCACGCCATCGCCAACGTCAAGGACCAGCTGCTGATCGAGATGAGCCACACGCCGCTGGCGCTCTGCGGCATCACCGCCGGCTGGGCGCGCTGGCTGGAGCTGCGCATGGACGGCAGGATCAGCCGCGCCGCGGCCTGGGTGTGGCCGGTGGCGTTCGTGTTGGTCGGGCTGATCCTGCTCGATTATCGCGAGGCCTGA
- a CDS encoding DUF3455 domain-containing protein, with protein sequence MREIPTLSLLLLGVLTVQARAAETAIPDALIAAGEKPALTLHAEGAQVYECKTDKDGKLAWGFREPIATLFADGKTVGRHFAGPSWEHQDGSIVGGRVVGTAVGATDSDIPWLKLAVVSHRGGQGVLSEVTTVQRINTAGGKLEGACDTAGQLRSVAYAADYVFLRKE encoded by the coding sequence ATGCGCGAGATCCCGACGCTGTCGCTGTTGCTGCTGGGTGTCCTGACGGTTCAGGCCCGGGCGGCCGAGACCGCGATTCCCGACGCCCTGATCGCTGCCGGCGAGAAGCCGGCGCTGACGCTGCACGCCGAGGGCGCCCAGGTCTACGAATGCAAGACGGACAAGGATGGCAAGCTCGCCTGGGGCTTCCGCGAGCCGATCGCCACGCTGTTCGCGGACGGCAAGACCGTCGGCCGCCACTTTGCCGGCCCGAGCTGGGAGCACCAGGACGGCTCGATCGTCGGCGGCCGGGTGGTCGGCACCGCGGTCGGCGCCACGGACAGCGACATTCCCTGGCTGAAGCTCGCCGTCGTCTCCCACCGCGGCGGCCAAGGCGTGCTGTCCGAGGTCACCACGGTGCAGCGGATCAACACCGCGGGCGGCAAGCTCGAGGGCGCCTGCGACACCGCGGGGCAGCTGCGCAGCGTCGCCTATGCCGCGGACTACGTCTTCCTGCGCAAGGAGTGA
- a CDS encoding NADP-dependent isocitrate dehydrogenase, protein MAKIKVTNPVVELDGDEMTRIIWQYIKDKLINPFLEIDLQYYDLGMESRDKTNDQITIDAANAIKKVGVGVKCATITPDEARVKEFGLKEMWKSPNGTIRNILGGVVFREPIICKNVPRLVPGWTKPIIIGRHAYGDQYRATDFKFPGKGTLSMKFVGEDGTVIEREVFKAPGPGIAMEMYNLDDSIVDFARASFNMGLAKNYSVYLSTKNTILKVYDGRFKDLFQEVYDKEFKDKFEAKKITYEHRLIDDMVAAALKWSGGYVWACKNYDGDVQSDTVAQGYGSLGLMTSVLLTPDGNTVEAEAAHGTVTRHFREHQKGKETSTNSIASIFAWTRGLSHRAKLDNNAELAKFASTLEKVCVDTVEAGYMTKDLALLVGADQRWLSTTGFLDKIAENLTKAMAA, encoded by the coding sequence ATGGCAAAAATCAAGGTGACCAATCCGGTCGTCGAGCTCGACGGCGACGAGATGACCCGGATCATCTGGCAGTACATCAAGGACAAGCTGATCAACCCGTTCCTTGAGATCGATCTGCAGTATTACGACCTGGGGATGGAGAGCCGCGACAAGACCAACGACCAAATCACGATCGATGCCGCCAACGCGATCAAGAAGGTCGGCGTCGGCGTGAAGTGCGCCACCATCACCCCCGACGAAGCCCGCGTGAAGGAGTTCGGCCTCAAGGAGATGTGGAAGTCGCCGAATGGCACCATCCGCAACATCCTTGGCGGCGTCGTGTTCCGCGAGCCGATCATCTGCAAGAACGTGCCGCGCCTCGTCCCCGGCTGGACCAAGCCGATCATCATCGGCCGCCACGCCTATGGCGACCAGTACCGCGCCACCGACTTCAAATTCCCCGGCAAGGGCACCCTGTCGATGAAGTTCGTCGGCGAGGACGGCACCGTGATCGAGCGCGAGGTATTCAAGGCGCCGGGTCCGGGCATCGCGATGGAGATGTACAATCTCGATGACTCGATCGTCGATTTCGCCCGCGCCTCGTTCAACATGGGCCTGGCCAAGAACTACTCGGTGTACCTGTCGACCAAGAACACCATCCTCAAGGTGTATGACGGCCGCTTCAAGGACCTGTTCCAGGAGGTCTACGACAAGGAGTTCAAGGACAAGTTCGAGGCCAAGAAGATCACCTATGAGCACCGCCTGATCGACGACATGGTCGCCGCGGCGCTGAAGTGGTCGGGCGGCTATGTCTGGGCCTGTAAGAACTATGACGGCGACGTGCAGTCCGACACGGTGGCGCAGGGCTACGGCTCGCTCGGCTTGATGACCTCGGTGCTGCTGACCCCGGACGGCAACACGGTGGAGGCCGAGGCCGCCCACGGCACGGTGACCCGCCACTTCCGCGAGCACCAGAAGGGCAAGGAGACCTCGACCAACTCGATCGCCTCGATCTTCGCCTGGACCCGCGGCCTGTCGCACCGCGCCAAGCTCGACAACAATGCCGAGCTCGCCAAGTTCGCCTCCACCCTGGAGAAGGTCTGCGTCGACACCGTCGAGGCCGGCTACATGACCAAGGACCTCGCGCTCCTGGTCGGCGCTGACCAGCGCTGGCTGTCGACCACCGGCTTCCTCGACAAGATCGCCGAGAACCTCACCAAGGCGATGGCGGCGTAA